tttattttactttcttggtaGTTTGGACTTGGCActttcttggtttaaaaaaaggcttaataaagtttaataaagagaagaatggggcgcctggctggcccagtgggtagagcatgagattcttgatcttggggccaaGTGagcccatgtttttaaaattaaaaacaaaatcttaaaaattatagaagaaataaattacaaaattccTGTTAAAACCAATCACCGTGTTGgatcaattaaaaaatactcattctctaaatttaataaaaatgtaacatttccTTAGAGTTCCTAGCAATTAAATTCCAgaagtataatatttaaaatccttttggTGCATTTACTCCCTTTAAGGAAGGCAACAAAcctaatttcattcatttttgcagCAATCACCAAGATTGCATATGTAAATTTCAGTAGGGTTTTAATCTGAATAAAGTACCCCTTTTCAAAGGACCATTCACGAATGGATTAAGAATAACCTTTAACAAGTCCTGATTATTCATGTaaatcaggttttgttttgttttatgccaAATTTAGATGGCTGTGGTAACAGTGAAAGATACTCTaggctagaaataaaaaatacgtCTGTATGACTTGCATTTTAGGCACACttacttcattttgttgttgttgttacttcaACTTTTCTTCACTCTCGAGATAGTAAAACTTGTGTCAGGATTATGAAAGTAACATGAGAACACAAATGTATGTACCTGACAGAACTCAGATTTCTTCAGATTGTCAAACCAGAGGAGGTGTATCTGATGCAAATCCGGTATCCAAGCCTCAAACTGTGACTCTGTGGAGCAGGGAATTCAATAAGAATCCaggtaatttttgtttgtttttatttaaaactgattACAGAAACTGGAGATAAAGAAGCGGTAGCAGCAACAGGAGTAATGTGAAGGGACCCTGAGTAAGGAAAGTTAGAGAAGCCTTTTGTTATTGTCTGGTCTAAGCtgaatacccagaaatggacaaGAATGCCCAAGGAGATTCTGTTATGTGGGGTGCAGGGAAATTATGAAGTATGACCTTACGATCAGGGCAATATGGCCTGAGCAGACCAAATGATACTTCTTCGGTGAAGAGAGGACAAGAAAACCTCTCAACTGATGTGGAGGTCTGCATAAGGGACAATTTGGGTTTagaactgagaaagaaaaggcagtgaaaagaaatgaagcagtGATATAGGAGCAAACCAGTTACCTGGTAAGTGAAACCTACATAATGTCTAATTGAGTCTAATTTTATTAAACAGAACAGAAATCATGATAATCTAACAAATGAGTGGCACCAACCTACTGGCAAGAGGAATACTACTGGTTAAAGCTGATAATAAACCAAGagcaacaaaaatattattttccaactATGTCCAGAACAGGATAAAAGAGATAATGCTTGAAAACAGGCGATTgacaatgcagaaaaaaaatcaatcactgaATTAAGGATAAAATGAACACACTAAAGGAAAATTTAGGTTTAAAATGGATATAGAGTTAGCTctctaaaacttaaaacttctcCAGGCCTAGAAAAACTATATCAAGTAAAACTTCCAAGTATGAATTGCACCAAGAATTAGCAAGTCTATTTAGTAGTAATTCTGGGCCGTTTATGTCAAATTTTTGTTTAGATGGCTAAAAATATTTGGTCATTCATTTTCACAAACCTTGCAATATCCATAGCCCTCTCAACTCCAGAGAATGCAGAAGTATTTATTTCCCAAACCTTCATGTAATAGCTGCTGAACAGCGAAACATTACTGGTAATTGAGATTGGGATGTCTGAGATCATTTGTTTCTAGACACTATATGTCAGTAacaattttgttattctttctttttaaagcaccACACTGTAGtagcaaagaaattaagaagCACCTAACAGAATACACAATGATTAATTTTTCCAAAGTCTATCTTAAGCGCACTAAGAATCAGTTAACATAAATATAGCAAATAAGAATGGTGTATTAAGAATAGCTTTCCATGGGGCGccagggcggctcagttggttgagcatctaacttcggctcaggtcatgatctgacggctcgtgagtttgagccccacatcgggctctgtgttcacagctcagagcctggagtctgctttggattctgtgtccctctctctgcccctccctcgctcatgccgtctctctctctctttcaagaataaataaaacattttaaaaaaaaaattaaaaaaaaagttttacagtaAGTGAaattgagtcagagaaagacaaataccattatttcactcatatgtgaaatttaaggaataaaacaagggggtaaaaaaaagagacaaatcaagaaacagactcttataGAGAACAAGTGATGATTACCaatggtgggtgggaggatgggttaaataaatgatggaaatTAAGTACTGCACTTGTGAtcagcactgggtgatatatggagTTGTTCAAtcacatacatatacaatatagtgcatacctgaaactaatataacactgtatgttaactggaattaaaaacttaaaaagaaaaaaaaaaaaaaaaaaaagctttccacTGAAAATTCAGTGGTGCTTCAATTACCCTCCAAAACTACACTGGTTGAACAAGGAAAAATTAAGTCCATGAGCATCCAGTTAGTTAGGCTTCTTATTTACCATTTTCCtagtaaaaaaaatcttagaaattctgtggctttttttttataaagcttcAGGACAATGCTTATGGTGACAACTTGATAACTTTAATGATTTCCCAACCTTTCATTAGCCTAGACACACAgaactttattgttatttttttggtgaaaacAAGAAACACAGCAGAGtgacagacttttatttttcctttgagcaCACAGAAGAAGACTAATAAAGTACTTAACGATCCTTGTTTACTTTGACAGAGCAATTCTACAAATACTTACACTGGTTAGGAACATAAAATTCAAGTACAACATTACTATTAGGGCaagaaatatcaaaacaaaagaattggttttctttttgaaattactTTCACAAGACACAGCAACAATTTGCAAAATTTCAAGGATCACattcaaattatatttctaagaatAGAGCTATATATGAAGACAGACCAGAACAAGCTGATATATTAACGAATATTCACAGGTTTCATACTGCACAGGAAACAAGTTTGATATTTTTGCACATATTCTCAATTATAAGCAAAAAGCAGGCCTGTAAATGTCAATTTCGCCAGCAagcaaaaatagagaaaggaattaATAGGATTTTACTCAAACACAGTGAAATAATGAGCATATACCATTAATCTTCTATACAGAAAAGATCACTCCTAtaataacagagagaaaacatcCAGActtgcatttttgcattttagACAAAAATCTACTGGTGAATTCAAGGGAGTTAGGGAAAACTCCTCTAAGTATCCTTTTTAAACATCAACCACTTTGATTCTCCCACCTCTCCTAGGAAAAGCTTCAGGGGCCTCTCCCTCCATTCCCAAAGCTGCAGGGTTCATCCTTCCTGTGCCGTTCCAAGACTACTTGGTTCATTTTGGTTTCTGGGCTCTCACTTCCCGCAGCCTAGAGCACCCTCCCCACTGCTGTACCCAGACCTCCCAAGCACTCATGGAACTTAGGGCAAGGCCttcaaaaaggagaaagcaggtagTCCTTACCATTACCATATACCACCCAAGTAATAGCCCTGATACACTGCTGTCCCACCTACTGGAACCTGTCCTGGAAATCCAAACAAGCTCCACACATCCCCAGGGAGGAACTTTGGCATCTCCCACAATGTACACTGCAGCCTGCTCCCTCATCTgttgggagagaagcagggaaggaaatAGGGAAACTGAAGCCTGAAAGCCAAGAAGGCCAGACAACAGGATGGAGGCCCCTGGGCCATGCGAGCAGTAACAAAATAGTACAGAGAATAGAGGTGACCCTCAAAATGCTGCCTTGGGGTTATTTCTAAGTGGTCAAGGCCACCCCCACCAAAATTTCCATGTTTAGGAAAGTGGAGTGAAACTAAGTTTGGCCGCTTTACATCACAACCTTCCCTGCATCTGCCTTGAATCCATCACTGTGAGGcccttctgtctttcctccctGCTTCTCTAACTAAACTCAAGAAACACACAGATTTTGGTAAGTGGACAGGGAAAAGGTGGGGTTGTCAAAATTGGCCCAAAAGAACACTGCTCATAACTAAATAACCTACAGGTCTCCCTTTGAAACTTTTAGACCTTACTAAAGGAAGTAGGGTGGAGGCTTGAGGGCAGAAGAGCACAAGAAGACATGTGGAGTCTATTGTACAGTACCTTTCTCTCTTTGGACACCATCAAGGGtagagaaaattaaacaaaaagccCGCTTTGCCAGTGTTGTTTCCTGTCTGCTTCAGAGgagagggaagtgggggagagaacaagggggtgggggtggaggaaagagacaaaaagatgcAGAACAGGCCACACACACCAGGAACACCTTTCCCTCGGTGCCCCCACCCTGGCAACTTTATCATGCTCAGAATGAGTGCAGGAGTTAGAGAAGGGGATACCTAACAAAACTATCTGATTAAGGGTGGTTTGTTGACTCCAGCTCAGAAAGGCTAACTGCTGGAAGTGAACCCCTTCCAGCCTTGCTTTGGGCACTATCACATATGACTGTGCAACCTGCCCCACAGCCAATTGGGTTTATAGGTAACCATTTGATGGCACAAGGGGATTGAGGCAGAGTTCCCTGTGTGCTGCCTGGGAGCTTAAGTCCACGGTCAGTTGCTGAGGAGGCAGGCAATGGTGCCTATGCAAAGCTCATCCAGAAGGGTGAGAACAGGTTTGTGTGGGCCATAGCACCAACCCTCATACTCACCAGTACCTGGTCACAAAGCAGAGTGAAAAGAAGATGCAATAACACTGAAAACCTCTCATCTGTTACCTCACTCATGCCTTGTAGCCACCCACTAGCCCCCTTATTCTGCCAGATAGCCAGCAGGGTGGATAGCACAGGCCCAGGGAGGCAGCTGGGAACCAGTTAGTGGTAGCTAGAAACGTCCAGTTTGTGTTGATGGTTGGCATCATCTAGAGTAGTTTCATCTTGCAGCGGTGAAACTCAAAGAATTTGCCATAGAATACATGGTTATCAGGAGGACAGTCAGCATAAAGTATGAAGTCCAGCTAGTTATTTGCAAAGGTACTGCAAGCTTCTTTGTGGTGGAGAACCACTTAAAAAACTAGGAGAAGACCATGGTCATAGACAGGACCCAAGGCATGCAAAGGAAGGCAGTGCCTATCTACAGCATCATGTGCTTGGCATAGAAGCAGTGCAACGCCATGCACTTGAACATGTAACAGGATACAGAAGAGCATGAAGGTCCAGAGGAAGAGGAACACAAACATGTAAGAGTCAATCTTGCAAATGACTGTTGAAGATTTAGGAGAACCAAAGGACAAAATAGTTCAGTGTGAAGAGAAAGCAGATAGAAGACTGCATGCTGTTGGCTAAGCAAAGGTTcaaggggaggtggtgggagactTGTGCAGGAGCTTCTCACAAGGGCAGCGCTTAGCCAGACTGGAACCTGAAGGACCTGGGGCTCTCCACGGGCTGCCTTGCTGGGTCTCGAATTCCTCGGCGAGGCCCTTCGCCCATCAGGTAGTACTGTAGGGGATTGGGCCACAGTTCTGCTTTGATAATCTCAGCAATCCTGTCGAATTCTAGAAGGCTGTGATCTGAGAACCAGTTGAAGAAACTGGGGATAGTGTTTCCTTCCCGATTCCTGTGGATATGTGACTGGGGGTCTTGGCCCCTGTGCCAGCGGATTGGAGTGGAAAGAGACACCACCCGGCCAGAGGATCTGCGCTCATATTCTTTGACGAGCCCCTCATTTCGGAAATAGGGGTTGCTCTGAAAGATGAACTTGAATTTGCAGCCTGCTCTGGGGTGTTTAAGCTCCTCCACCTCCAAATTGATCATGTACCTCATCATGTCTTCATCTTGGCCACTGATCATAGGTGACAGCTGGGGGTGGTTCCGAAAGGCAGTGACCCAGAAACCTGGGATATTTTGGATAATGAAACTTCTGCGCTGCATATGGAGCCTTCGCATCCGGCCAAACTTGCGCTCCAGCTGAAGGAAGGCCCTGTCAGCCTGGGCATTTACATTTGACAGCTCCTGATCGATGGCCTCCAGGGAATCCATGCAGTTATTGATCTTCGGGGCCTTGGCCCGTGACTCCTCTTTCACTCCTCCTaccacctttttttccttctgcatcaccttcttttcctccaccacctcctccgcTACTCCCTCCTTTTCCGTTGCCGCTGAAACGGCGCACTTTTTTGTCGTCATTTCCTTGGCCTTCGCCCCAGGCATCATCTGAGACCCCAACCCCCCTGCGCCACAGGCTTCTAGAGCTTTCTCCCCAGCAGGGCCCCGCGGCTCTCTACGCTGACAGCCATTTTCCTGGCTATTGTCGGTTGCTACCGCGGGGGAGGCTGAAGCAGAGGCTGCTGCCAAGCCTTCCGTCGGAGGGAGACCCTCTTTCTGGCCCGATTTGGTCGCTACACGGCTGCGGCTCCCAAAAACTCGAACGCGGAACACGGGGGCACAGCTCGCGGGGCTCTCGGGGGCGCCTGCCTCCGCGGCGGTCTCCGAGATGCCCTCCTCACCTGTGTCCGCCATCACCTGGGTCGCCTCGGTTTCCTCGCCCCGGCACTGGTTTAGGTCCGGATGTCCTGGGGCATCGTCGGCAGTAGCTACGCCGCAGTCTTTAGCGACAGGAGGGTTGCTGCCCTCATCCAGGGTGCTCATTTTGGTAGAAGTCAGATCCGCAGGAGCAGAGCGTCCCTTGTCCTCTGCAGAAGCCGCGCTCCGCCCCAATCCGCTTGTCGCACCACCCCTCTTTTCCACTCTGGAGGATGCTGCTATGGCAACTGGTGACGTCACGGCAGCAGCATCTTCACGTCGCGCGAGAATTCGCTGAACCTAATGATTACGTCAGTCAAGGGTATGCCTTTGTCTTTGTGTTATAAAATAGATGAATTTCGTCTCTCTGGAAAAGATTTGATTTACGTGATTGGGTGCAGACCAAACTCGAACATGTGAGAACTGTGTCAGTGTGCATTTCTAAGGCTCTGTATGTATTTCTAAGACACCTATgcaattaatttttctcttaaaatatttacttaaaaggTAAGAAAGGTTATGGTCCAAGTTCATCAGCTCAGAGGGCCGTTCGTGGATGGTAAGGAGGAGTCAGCAATTCACCTGCGTGCCTTTTTTATGAGACTGAGTGCTACCTACTGCGCTAACGAGGCGCCTGCCTGCCTTTTTTAATGTACAGATTCGTGACTATTATCAAAGAATTAAGATGAGCAGagtttgatttttaagaaaagtgtTGCTCTGTTAAgcgatgatttaaaaaattaggagcAATTGTAAGGGAAGTTTCTCTCATCCTAACAAGACAAAATGATTATTTCAATTTGTTTATGTACTTTGGCCAATACCTATGAAGTGATTGGACAATATTTCCTCATCCCTTTTAACTAATATAAGTagcaaatgtattttccttacttAGAAGTGACATCGCGTGAGCATGCAAATTTAGCCGTTAAGCATTTCTGAAAAAGATGTGATCTCAGGAGATTTTAATTTCCACAATTGTACATAATATATGTTGCTTATCCTTAGGCTGTAATCCTAATCTAAAAGGAGTTCCTGCTTTATAATGCATGTGGGCATGAAGCCAGCAAATATTTGCCAAAATATGCCCCTGTTATAATTTACTGCAGGGCAGAAGCAATAATCAACTGTTTGCAGGCACTGAAACTATTACTTgtccaaattaaaatattttaagtaacatttaaaatgttaatgttaaagtatttacttaaaatttgtcTATTCAAGTCAGCTCATACAATTCATCTGCTAGTGATGTCGATACTGTGCtatgtgttgttttgtttgttggagtATGAAAACACTGGTGTTAGTCCTTAGAAAAATGCAAGAGTGAAGGAAAACttaaattttgcatatttttgtttaACATCTTAAATTCATATtagaaaaatgattataattctttttttttttttaacgtttatttatttttgagagagagacacagagcgtgaacagggaaggggcagagagagagggagacacagaatctgaaacaggctccaggctctgagctgtcagcacagagcccgacgcggggctcgaagtcacggaccacgagatcatgacctgagcagaagtcggacgcttaaccgactgagccacccaggcgcccctgattataATTCTTTGTAATAGAAACTCCACTACAGAGCCCCCAGATTATGATCACTTTGAAATTGGGACTCAGAAGAGGATCCAGTGAAAAGGAAGCATGTGGGGAAACGGATTTAGAAACAAGCAGCAGCAGGTAGGAGACTGGAGGGAAGTAGTGCAGACCCAGTACAACTAAGAATGAGGTGTTGATGCAAAAGACACTGACATTAAAGGGAAACACCTTGCCCTGCAGCTTCATAGTTTAGCTCACAAAGGTTTGCAAGAGAATTCGTAAAcaattaagatatttttgtacCCCTAGTCAGCCTACTCAAGGACAGACTGTCCAAATTGACTGCTGCCAACTAATCAGATATCCCACAAAAATTGTGCAAACAAGATTCACTCTTCTCAGACTACaatgatttttctctccttttttttcctcttttaataaaTCCTATTTTGCCTCTGTGGGGTGAAATCAATTAGTAAGCAATGTGCTATCATTAAGTGACTTTGTGACTTTGAGTCACTCTTTGACACTATTCtgccttgtttcctttcttaaagAGTCTTTGTACTGTGGGAGGATTAATTCTCTaggattataacctgagccaagaagcagagaagagcaaATGCTGAATGAAAGTTCCTTTGCCATAGAAGAAAGAATTTGCTATTTgcaacagaaaattataaaattacctGAGGCTACTACCTGTgtacttttttctcttgttgtATATAccaaatttttagaaagatttttacCTCCACTACTTGAAACGTCCCTGTCCATAGCTTTGATTGTTCTTGTCATTGCGATCATTTTCCACTAATAATAGCCTGCCCATTCTTGAAACTCCATTCAAGCCTATCTCGGGAAGATTGCATTAGgcattttaatgcatttaatttcaTAAACAAGGACAGAGGAATCACAGAAAGTTAACTCACTCGTGGTAAGACATATATTAATTGGCAAATTGCCTCCTCCTATCTCCTACGCATAACCTTCCCTTATCATTCTGACAGTCCTATAGCTCTGTGACCTTTGCCACCCAATTTAGTACTTACCTTCTGTCTTTGACTCTCTTGGTTGCTTTATGCAGATCAGTCTCCTCATCCCAGCTGGACAAGGATGGCTGTATAGTGGCTTCATCCTTGGCATCTACAGTGACTATTTCAttgaacattttaatgaaatgtgatgatttgatttattttttttatttttatttttttttatttaattttttttaacgttttttttatttttgagacagagagagacagagcatgaatgggggaggagcagagagagagggagacacagaatcggaagcaggctccaggttctgagccatcagcccagagcccgacgcggggctcgaactcacggagcgtgagatcgtgacctgagctgaagtcggatgcttaaccgactgagccacccaggcgcccctgtgatgatttgatttaaatgtaaattttaaaaggttttaccAAAGTGAATAATATGACTCTGCTAGCATTTCATTTTGAGTTGAAtagatatatgtattataaataggAATCATTTGATTTGCATATTAGAATATAGGATTTTTTGGTACACAACAGAGACTGTTCTAATGGCAATTGGCAATAAACCTCActacagaaaaaaagatatatcagTAACATGATTGTATGAAAAAGCATTTGCAGAAAATGTCGTGAAAAACTAGAAGGTACATTTGCCACAGGACACGGACTTTaacaaaagttcaaaaataaactaatatagTCAAACAGGAATGACTTTACTAAAGTATATAGTAAACACTGGAAAACTTAGGAAACATCCACTGTTATTGCTCTTGAAcagcaagtttttttcttttttcagagcgACATGGTTTCTGGTTCTATATTCATTTTGGCCTACATTTATTTAGTGTCTTCTAAATGTgctatctcttttaatcctcagaacaaccctgtgaggtaatAATATTATGACCTCCATTTTACATTACCTCAGAAGGAACTCAAGCAAAGAGAAACTGAGTTGCttatccaaggtcatacagcagCAATATAGAGCCACAAGCTGAAACCAGGTAATCTGACTCAAGAACCGTGCACTCATTCATTATATCGTCCTGCAGTTCTACACAATGTATAAAATGCAAAGGTACTTTCTTAGAAATAAGACCATATGACCATCTCAATTTAATGTTAAATCTTTTCTTCCTATTCCCCTCTGCCCATCCAGAAAAATACTAACAATTGTTGGGGAAGCACCCAGttattaaaaggagaaacaggggggcccctgggtggctcagtcggttaagcatccgacttcggctcaggtcatgatcttgcggtccgtgagttcgagccccacatcaggctctgtgctgacagctcagagcctgttgcagattctgtgtctccctctctctctgaccctcccccgttcatgctgtctctcctgtctcaaaaataaataaacgttaaaaaaaaattataaaaaaaaataaaaaataaaaggagaaacaggaatTCACGATTCAGTGCCCTACGTCAGCAGTTCTCCATCCATCAAATGTAAcattccctttgttcatttgttttttttattggtaTTGTGTAGACCTAGTCTTACTAGAGGAGGGCAAAAGATATGGGCTGGAGTTCCAGCTCTGCCTTAACGAGCAATGGAAATTTGGGCAAGtggtttgactttttaaaatctcatttccaCATTTCGAAAATGGGaagaataaggggcacctggctggctcagccagaggAGCACgtaactcttggtctcggggtagtgagctcaagcctcacattggttgtagagcctactttaaaaaaaaatgggaataataagatCACCCAACCCATCTTTATTCACTTCTCAGAGTAGTGGGTCAACACTCTACATAGGTGAACCTTCCTTATAAGTTGCTTTCtttcctccaccctcacccccatctccatgtgttttttccttcttgtctttaaaacttatttcatggaaaaattaaaaataaaaaaataattatttcatggaCCATTACAGCCAAAAGATACTtgattttcaaacaatttccccTAAATGACCCTTAATGTATGGAAGGAGTTATGGCTCTCTGACTGAATGGGTCACCTCTCCTGGGCTCCAAAGCCCAGAGTTGAGTTGAGCAGCAACAGAGGCATTCTATGGAAATGTTTCTCTTCCTCAGACAGGACGAAGGCATCTTTAGCAGACAGACTCCATGTGTCCAGAGCCAGGTAGACTTGCCAATTCCAACAGAAAGCCGTCCTACTTTTTGGGAGAACAATGGCTGAAGAACAACTAACTTCACATTCAAAGAAGATGCCGAGCTAATTGAATTTCTTGCAGGTAAGAGTCAAGGTTGCATTAggcattttaatacatttaacttCATAAACAAGGACACAGGAATCACAGAAAGTTAACTCACTCGTGGTAAGACATATATTAATTG
The nucleotide sequence above comes from Panthera tigris isolate Pti1 chromosome B2, P.tigris_Pti1_mat1.1, whole genome shotgun sequence. Encoded proteins:
- the TSPYL4 gene encoding testis-specific Y-encoded-like protein 4, with product MSTLDEGSNPPVAKDCGVATADDAPGHPDLNQCRGEETEATQVMADTGEEGISETAAEAGAPESPASCAPVFRVRVFGSRSRVATKSGQKEGLPPTEGLAAASASASPAVATDNSQENGCQRREPRGPAGEKALEACGAGGLGSQMMPGAKAKEMTTKKCAVSAATEKEGVAEEVVEEKKVMQKEKKVVGGVKEESRAKAPKINNCMDSLEAIDQELSNVNAQADRAFLQLERKFGRMRRLHMQRRSFIIQNIPGFWVTAFRNHPQLSPMISGQDEDMMRYMINLEVEELKHPRAGCKFKFIFQSNPYFRNEGLVKEYERRSSGRVVSLSTPIRWHRGQDPQSHIHRNREGNTIPSFFNWFSDHSLLEFDRIAEIIKAELWPNPLQYYLMGEGPRRGIRDPARQPVESPRSFRFQSG